The following are from one region of the Phycisphaerales bacterium genome:
- a CDS encoding type II secretion system protein translates to MRRAFTLIEVLVVTAIVGTLVGVLLPALSGARDAARGAACASNLRQLGIGWAMYAGDYQGVAMPLAYTDHRDTGGGDNIFWWGADGSQSGTLDHGRGLLSPYLDAGLGEVGVYACPAQRPGTYEHQGATRAPNSTYGYNGYFLSPAYTPGWSRGIKHRPHQRLSTIAQPSNLMVFADTLMSRGAHAMPTSNALLDPPMLYVGAGRWRDNEYPTTCFRHGGLGAGASCLAVHADGSSRAYRATADWLTQPGQGIGSVGVHNDPRYIPDWRSWR, encoded by the coding sequence ATGCGACGCGCCTTCACGCTTATCGAGGTTCTGGTGGTGACCGCCATCGTGGGCACGCTCGTCGGCGTGCTGCTGCCGGCGCTCTCGGGCGCGCGAGATGCCGCCAGGGGCGCTGCGTGCGCCAGCAACCTGCGGCAACTTGGCATCGGATGGGCCATGTATGCCGGCGACTACCAGGGCGTGGCCATGCCCCTTGCCTACACCGACCACCGCGACACCGGCGGGGGCGACAACATCTTCTGGTGGGGCGCCGACGGGTCGCAGAGCGGAACGCTCGATCATGGCCGCGGGCTGCTCTCGCCCTATCTCGACGCCGGGCTCGGTGAGGTGGGCGTCTACGCCTGCCCGGCGCAGCGCCCGGGCACCTACGAGCACCAGGGCGCGACCAGAGCGCCTAACAGCACCTACGGCTACAACGGCTACTTTCTGAGCCCGGCCTACACGCCCGGCTGGTCGCGTGGCATCAAGCACCGGCCGCATCAGCGGCTGAGCACCATCGCCCAGCCATCGAACCTGATGGTCTTTGCGGACACGCTCATGAGCCGGGGCGCCCATGCGATGCCCACGAGCAATGCGCTGCTCGATCCGCCCATGCTCTACGTCGGCGCCGGGCGTTGGCGGGACAACGAGTATCCCACTACGTGCTTCCGCCATGGCGGCCTGGGTGCGGGCGCTTCATGCCTTGCGGTGCATGCCGATGGCAGTTCGAGAGCCTATCGGGCCACGGCGGATTGGCTCACGCAGCCGGGGCAGGGCATCGGGTCCGTGGGGGTCCACAATGATCCTCGCTATATACCCGATTGGCGGTCGTGGCGCTGA